The Methanobrevibacter sp. genome contains a region encoding:
- a CDS encoding DUF530 domain-containing protein, with translation MEESVLVNKAEKFLKEISNDQIILDDIEDFDNFKNLYFKLVDRLDYLQNLKDDMDAQGYTAPFTSLNRYGTKSVADVSLEEVGENSRHNQIFRMRANSKKNILDRVKSAIDSHKIAIGNLEQFGYVKCNSCYKKYSINDYKQLDAKCSCGSMGFTFKINKEATHRLEIIPFLPLSGNYMVLMGELSNYGRESFKQVLNILKQERKGVVKTISLVVRFRDKNNRLIRKNFTLDSEYVNNYEEEVRRIYGRNVRIEALRFHRTKPAIIDDKHARTALALGYVKYSEEIINDIKDDILKRRLTDFKRLNKYYDTIAKYENLTPDFIDKFDLNAIETWREAQIQEEFKKLNYIDRFGNIKRSLSRDIKIKDSIYKNTFKNIASTLIMWDIFKYYLTTSNNSRKIINGPFPYIRVELDREQRKVFKTTYAKVIETLNNFTDIKIMSIYEMDLLLYEKFKFEKQSRNSNIKFNQVALGAALIHLNGEVEMEEISNAFNINESRIKKEIKNIDQIKNPKSDKSKKFLDLIKK, from the coding sequence TTTATTTTAAGCTAGTTGACAGATTAGATTATTTACAAAACCTAAAGGATGATATGGATGCTCAAGGATATACTGCTCCTTTTACATCCTTGAATCGGTACGGTACTAAATCGGTGGCTGACGTATCTCTTGAGGAGGTAGGCGAAAACAGCCGCCACAATCAGATTTTTAGAATGAGAGCGAATTCTAAAAAAAATATTTTGGATAGGGTCAAATCAGCTATTGACTCTCATAAGATTGCAATTGGAAATCTAGAACAATTCGGGTATGTGAAATGCAATTCATGTTATAAGAAATATTCAATCAATGACTATAAACAACTTGATGCCAAATGCAGTTGCGGATCAATGGGTTTTACATTCAAAATAAATAAGGAAGCAACTCATAGGCTTGAAATAATTCCATTTTTACCATTGTCCGGAAATTATATGGTATTGATGGGAGAACTTTCAAATTATGGCCGTGAATCTTTTAAGCAAGTTTTAAATATTCTTAAACAAGAGCGTAAAGGTGTTGTAAAAACAATCTCTCTTGTTGTTAGATTCAGAGATAAGAATAACCGTCTGATAAGAAAGAACTTCACCCTTGATTCTGAATATGTGAATAATTATGAGGAGGAAGTAAGGCGCATTTATGGTCGAAACGTTAGGATAGAGGCTTTGAGGTTCCATAGAACTAAACCCGCCATTATTGATGATAAGCATGCCAGAACTGCTCTTGCTCTTGGATATGTCAAATATTCTGAAGAAATCATAAACGACATTAAAGATGATATTCTAAAAAGAAGGTTAACAGATTTTAAAAGGTTAAATAAATATTATGATACGATTGCAAAATATGAAAATTTAACTCCTGATTTTATAGATAAATTTGATTTAAATGCAATTGAAACTTGGAGAGAAGCTCAAATTCAAGAGGAATTTAAAAAATTAAATTACATTGATCGTTTTGGAAATATCAAAAGGTCTTTAAGTAGGGATATAAAAATTAAGGATTCCATTTATAAAAATACTTTTAAAAACATCGCTTCAACTCTGATAATGTGGGATATTTTTAAGTATTATCTTACAACTTCCAATAATTCCCGTAAAATTATAAATGGGCCATTCCCTTACATTAGGGTGGAACTTGACCGTGAACAGAGAAAAGTCTTCAAAACTACATATGCTAAAGTCATCGAAACCTTAAATAATTTCACTGATATTAAAATAATGTCAATATATGAAATGGATTTGTTATTGTATGAGAAATTCAAATTTGAAAAGCAATCCAGAAACTCAAATATCAAATTTAATCAGGTGGCCTTGGGAGCCGCTTTGATTCATTTAAACGGTGAAGTTGAGATGGAAGAGATTAGTAATGCATTCAATATTAATGAATCAAGAATAAAAAAAGAAATAAAAAACATTGACCAAATTAAAAATCCGAAAAGCGATAAATCTAAGAAATTTTTGGATTTAATAAAAAAATAG